CTCATAGAAAAGTAGACATAGAAGAGGTcacaataaacaacataaacacgTCTAAACATAAACCCTGAGAATCTTCttacaaaaatgtgattattatcGTGTTTGTATATTTCTTTAAGTGAAGCTATGGTTGTTGTTGTAATCTGATGTGAGTCCTGATGTAAGAAGCTTGTTTACCTCACATTACCGTCTCATTTCTAGACAGACGTCTTTGCTTTCTTGTGATGTGCCGACTTGGTTTTCGTGCTCTTCACAGTTCCATTTCCTTCGGTCTTAATTTTTGTGCTCTTTCGTGCTACCGTCACTTTTTCCTCAtcgtcttcctctttcttcGGCTGCTTCAGGTGTGGCCTCTCTTTCAGTTTTTGGAACTTCTTCAGGTCAGCACAGAACAGCACctaaaaacagataaagacaCACTGTGGTTATAGCAGACGGACGGTAAGACACATGACAGAAACTCACTGACTGGTAACACTCACCGTCTGTGCCCAACCAGCATGAGAACCCCACAGTTTTCTGAAAAACCCCCCTGTGCAGAAATATTACAGTTGATTGTGTTAAGGATTAAAGAGAACcacttttcagtgtttttacaaTCACATTGAACATACTACTGATGAGGTGCATGAATACTGACCAAGATCTCTGTGAAGTTTATCTGTGATGCTCTTTTGTCCGTTGCCAGGTGCGTCGCTGTAGTCGCGTTTAGCAATCTGCCACACGTGTGTGTCAATGGGCACGGCCTCTGTCTTATCCAGGGACATCAGACATGCACAGTCGGCCACCTACAGGGAGACACAGCATCGATTACATGTTGCTGTTACAAGTTCACCAAAAATATAAGAGGCTGCTCTACCTTGGGGCCAACGCCGGGGAGATCACGCAGAGCATCTCGGGCCTGCAGATACGGGATGCTGCGTAGACCTTCGAGCCACTGGAGCCCATGAGTGTCCAAAATCTGAGCCGCGCTCTGCTGAATGAACCGAGCCCTGTATCCAAAACCCAGATCCTTGAGACGAGCTTCTACGCTGTTGTCTGCaaattaaagtgtaaaaaaaacaacatttatgacTAAAATGGATGGTGAACGTGACTCTCAGGaggtttacagcagcattgAATATTTAGGCACtttaagaaagaaataaacacaaataaaaatatacagtagTAACATATTTGTCATTGAACCTACAGTGAGATTAATGTACCACTCAGCTAACAACCAAAGCTCTTATTATTCTACTTTCTTATAACAGAGGCTGGATAGTAGTAGTCTGATAGATAAAGATACACAAATACTTAATATATCCTGGGGGGAAAgttagaaaagtaaaaaagcttACAACACCAGgtggtctcccatccaagtacttaGCTtccaataatagaaaaataatggCTCCAAAGCACAAAAATAGGCGCAACGAAAATACAGATCACTCAAAAGCATAAAGCCTCCCAAAACCAAAGATTTGTCGCACATcccaaatgtcagaaaaatattgaaataaagacCATACATCAAAACCTAAAACAACCCAAGCTCTCCCCAAAGTATTTACCAGAATCATAAAAGGACattaaacaagaaaacaaaaaaagtcaatgtgTTTCTTTCTATTATGCAACACGACTGAAGATGAAAATATTGTTGCATTGGCCAGAACAAAAACCAAGGCCTCCTGGTTTGAGAGGGTGATTTGCTGTAATCTGCTGTCCCTCCATTACTTCAGGACCCTGAGGCGGGCAAGGAGGTTGCAGCCGACCCCTCTAACCCTGGCAGGAGGCCGCGCTCCATCAAGATCAACACCTCacgcaataaaaaaaagtttcttccTGTCTGCAGTTTGGCTCATCAACAAAGCCCCGGACCCCCACTGACTCTGACTCTTACATCCCTGTGACAATTACAGACATTTACATATCCCTGCACACGTTAAATATACACTTCACAcctaaataaaatatgtattttgacctactttatatttgtttgtttgtttatttgttgtgaaaaaaaacatttgttattattatgtcttATACTATTGCACATTGTTCATGTTATGCATCAATCACCAAAGCCAAATTCCTTTTATGTGCAAATGTACTTTGCAATAAACCAATTCTGATTTTGATTGGATCTTCCGCCATTGATCCGCTCACACTACAGCAAAAGTGGAGGGCGAATAATATCATTGGGGACCCAAGAGACCTGAGCCAGTTGTGAACGCTGCCCCACTGATACTAAGACAGATTATTAACAGGGCAGTACTGTCGGTCTGTGGAGAGAGAATATAGTACCTGCGAGCGCAGCCAGGGAAGGAAAGTTGTGGTAAGAGGTTTCATCCAGTTGGCACAGCGGGTCGCCCAGAGCCTGACACAGCCTCTCCACCATGCCATGGATACGAGAGATGTGGTTGTTGGAGGTGcaaatgaaggaaaacagaCATTCAGTGGGGTCCTGACGCAGCATTCGCACACCTGGGGAGAGaccagaaaaatataaaacaaatattgtcaCTATCATTCATTTCAGTGTCATAATAAGTGttatcatgcacacacacacacacactgacctgtgAAGATGTCTGCAATGCGCTGAAAGTGGAGGTCTGCTGCTCCCCATTCATTATACAGATCCATCAGCCTCACATTCAGCTGGAAGTAGTCTCTCagcatctcctcttcctcctgcactGGAGTCACAGCCaccggctcctcctcctccttcaaagCTCCTTTGAATCTCTTCTCTGACTTGTTTTCCACCTGGAGAGGAACACCagccctcctcttcctgtccttgGCCTCACCCTGCCTGTCTGACCTTTGGTAAACATGGTACCAGAGAGTGTCATCTGTCTGAGTCAGAGTCCAAACTCTTCCTCCCATCACTCCAGTCCAGTGGCCTTCTGCAGTTTCTCTCCAGCTGTGGGATGAAAATGTGTCACATGCAAGGATGTAAACTGTATTAGGTTCATGCATAAACTTATAATGATGACAGACTAGCATTACATCTGAGTTAGACTTATAATTACCGGAAAGATTGTCCACAAGCAAGAGTGAGATCCAGACGCAGCTCTGACTTGGCACAAGCCAGAGATCTCCACATTTTTGCCCCTGATGACAGCACCACATGTTTGGCCATAACTACAAATAACCCCTCTGTCTGTTTTACAAGTTAAAACAAGCATGCACTGACCCACAACAGTTTCCCAGCATGATACAAACTCACAGTGGGAGCCAGTGTATGTGGGAAAACAGGAAACACGACTTTAATGTACCTTACAGCAGTAATACCCTGCATGGAGTCGTTATTATGTTGGACAACAAAAACCTAACACTGTCACAAAGCTGGACATAATTAGATGCAAAGCTTCCGCGTTTAGGTGCTTGTGATAATATAATACTTactatttaatgttatattatacaagaaagaagtttatttttatcctaACCTCATGTTAATAATTATCAGGGATAGTTTTATTGGCAATCTGACGCAACATTACACAGATTCCGGTAACCCCGCCCTCCTGATGTCAACACAACTTCTGATTGGCTCTCCTACGTATAGTGGGCGGTACCTTTGACCAAGCTCGTTCACGATTGGCCAATTCCATCCGTGCCCGCGATGTCCTATTGGCTAATatttttgtatctcttttttGGCTTTGCGGTGCATACAGGAagtcgtctcctctctctctctcctgaaaTAACCGTGTGAGGAGGTGGCGTGTCAGAGGAGAAACATGGCAGATACATTGACACTTTTCACTTCCATTGGGCTCAGCGAGCAGAAGGCAAAAGAAACGCTGAAAAATGAAGCACTCAGTTCCGCCCTGAAGGAGGCCATTATCCAGGTAGGAACCCACGTGTTGTTGAGGGGACAGCTGAGGGATGGCACTGACATTTATAGCCCACTTATTGTAAAGAAACACATCATTTATTCCCTACACCCTCAGttcttcttcattttaaatggGTACTTACTTCCTCATAGCTTTTGATAATCTGTGGTTGCAGGGTCTCTTTCACTTTCAATTTGatgcctttgtttgtttgcagacaATTCTCCCAGAATTAAGATAAGGGGAATTATTACACTTCCCTGTTGGACTGTGACACAGACCACCAGCTCttgacacacatatacagtaccagtcaaaagtctggacacaccttctcattcaactactttatctaaaatataaaacatattctggtttgttgagcatttgtttgtttaccacataattccatatgtgttccttcatagtttggatgtcttcaattttaatctacaatgtaggaaaaaaataaaaataaagaaaaaacattgaatgagaaggtgtgtccaaacttttgactggtactataaataaataaatacaaaaatatatatataaataaatagaaaaaaaatgaatgagaatATCCaaacttttattatatatatatataaattatatattatatatatatatatatatatatatatatataaataaataaaaaaaataaagaaaaaccattgaatgagaaggtgtgtcaaaacttttgactggtactatatatatatatatatatacaaaatataaataaaaaaaataaaaaaaagtatataaaagtaaaaataaagaaaaaccattgaatgagaaggtgtgtccaaacttttgactggtactgtatattgaagGACAAATcaattcattgtgttttctctcattgGTTTCAATAGGCCCAGCGTGCCTGTGGGCCAGCAGGAGTGGACAAAGCCATTGGTACATTATTGTACAGTATGGTATCTCGCCTTAAAGACCTCAAGCGCCTGGCATTCCTTTCAGACAGTATAGTTAAGTGCAAAATCTGCACAGAGCTACAGCTGGCAGGTAAGTTCTGACACTTGACATGTTGCAACCCGACTGCTcgtaaagaaaatgtaaacacagacttttttgacatgaaactttgtatctttttcaaactgaaacaaTACTAAGATGTATATTGCACTGAATTAATTCACCTACTACTGTTTACACACAAAGTATGGTGTGTGCATACCAaaattcagtcaggatttaACATGATATGCTTTTGAGTTTGGCGGTTTAAAAGAGTCTGGAATAACTACATGTATGATCTGAGACAATAACTTCTCCtcccacttttttttcattgcagctGCACTGGAATTTGTGAAGAGTCATCCTCAGGACCCCATCAACCAGAGGGAGTTTGAAGAAGCATGTGGAGTGGGCGTGGTCATAACACCGGAGCAGATTGAAGAAGCCGTAAGTGAGCTTACATTCCTCAGAGGTACGTCTGTCTGTTTACAAGCTTCACTGACTGTTGAATATTGTGCAGGTGGAGTTGGTGATCAAGAAGCACAAGGAACAGCTGTTGAAGGAGAGGTACCACTTCAACATGGGACTGCTAATGGGTATGATGTCACACTTACATAGTTGAATATTTT
The sequence above is a segment of the Anoplopoma fimbria isolate UVic2021 breed Golden Eagle Sablefish chromosome 12, Afim_UVic_2022, whole genome shotgun sequence genome. Coding sequences within it:
- the LOC129099574 gene encoding N-glycosylase/DNA lyase-like, which encodes MAKHVVLSSGAKMWRSLACAKSELRLDLTLACGQSFRWRETAEGHWTGVMGGRVWTLTQTDDTLWYHVYQRSDRQGEAKDRKRRAGVPLQVENKSEKRFKGALKEEEEPVAVTPVQEEEEMLRDYFQLNVRLMDLYNEWGAADLHFQRIADIFTGVRMLRQDPTECLFSFICTSNNHISRIHGMVERLCQALGDPLCQLDETSYHNFPSLAALADNSVEARLKDLGFGYRARFIQQSAAQILDTHGLQWLEGLRSIPYLQARDALRDLPGVGPKVADCACLMSLDKTEAVPIDTHVWQIAKRDYSDAPGNGQKSITDKLHRDLGGFFRKLWGSHAGWAQTVLFCADLKKFQKLKERPHLKQPKKEEDDEEKVTVARKSTKIKTEGNGTVKSTKTKSAHHKKAKTSV